The DNA segment ATAGCATGAGCGATTACGAATTAAGCAAGCTAGATATTAGAATATTTGGAAAATGGGATACAAAAGTTGAAATAAGGGATCCAAGCTTAAAGAAATACATATCATTAATGCCAGTATATTTACCCCATACTGGTGGAAGACACGAGCATAGAAGATTCGGTAAGTCTAGAGTACCCATAGTAGAAAGGTTGATAAACCAGTTGATGAGACCAGGAAGAAACAAGGGCAAAAAATTTTTAGCGTATAATATAGTTAGAGCAGCGTTTGAGATAATCGCAGCAAGAACTGGTCAGAATCCTATCCAGATTTTAGTTAGAGCAATAGAGAATTCAGCACCTAGGGAAGAAGTAACTAGAATAATGTATGGAGGTATAGTTTATTATGTTGCTGTAGATGTTGCTCCTCAAAGAAGAGTTGATCTAGCACTAAGATACCTAGTAGAAGGTGCTAGAACTGCGTCATTTAATAATCCTAAGCCTATAGACGAAGCATTGGCTGAAGAAATAATAGCGGCTTCATCTAACGATCCAAAAAGTTATGCTATAAGAAAGAAAGAAGAAATTGAGAGAATTGCCCTAAGCTCAAGATAAGCTAATTTTTTAATGAAGAATGTAATAGAATGCGTGAGGAGTGAAGAATAAATGTCTGCGCCTCAGAAGCCTCACTTGAATTTAATAGTAATAGGACACGTAGATCACGGTAAGAGTACATTAGTAGGAAGACTATTAATGGATAGAGGATTTTTAGATGAAAAGACAATTAAGGAAGCAGAAGAAGCAGCAAAGAAGTTAGGAAAAGAGTCAGAAAAATACGCATTTCTACTTGATAGATTAAAGGAAGAAAGAGAAAGAGGAGTAACAATAAGCTTAACCTTTATGAAATTTGAGACTAAGAAATACTTCTTCACAATTATTGATGCACCAGGGCATAGAGACTTCATAAAGAACATGATAACTGGAG comes from the Acidianus infernus genome and includes:
- a CDS encoding 30S ribosomal protein S7, which codes for MSDYELSKLDIRIFGKWDTKVEIRDPSLKKYISLMPVYLPHTGGRHEHRRFGKSRVPIVERLINQLMRPGRNKGKKFLAYNIVRAAFEIIAARTGQNPIQILVRAIENSAPREEVTRIMYGGIVYYVAVDVAPQRRVDLALRYLVEGARTASFNNPKPIDEALAEEIIAASSNDPKSYAIRKKEEIERIALSSR